From the Pseudoalteromonas tunicata genome, one window contains:
- the polA gene encoding DNA polymerase I: MAQIQDNPLILVDGSSYLFRAFHSPPHLTNSRGESTGAIYGVVNMLKSLVKQFDPSHMVVIFDAKGKTFRNDMYAEYKANRPPMPDELRGQIAPLHDIIRAMGLPLISIEGVEADDVIGTFARIATEQKRNVLISTGDKDMAQLVNEHVTLINTMTDTVLDPAGVTEKFGVPPELIIDYLALMGDKVDNIPGVDGCGPKTAVKWLQQYGSLSQVIENAAAIKGKIGEKLQAAVPHLPLSFELATIKLDVEVSDDLDQLTIQAPNKDELIKLYGHCEFRRWLAELLDGAAPAPQPLTQRETNAQTSSELTAPLIDVEYETILTEEQLDKWLAQLQSAPLFAFDTETTSLDYMQADLVGMSFAVEAGKAAYLPIGHDYLGAPEQLSKEMVFAKLGPLLADEQRPKVGQNLKYDKSVLARAGLELNGIKFDTMLESYVLNSVGTRHDMDSLALKYLGHKNISFEEIAGKGKNQLTFNQIELDKAAPYAAEDADITLRLHQMLWPKLEADEKLKVVFETIELPLVSVLSDIERTGVEIDSDMLAKQSFEIGKRLDELEKEAHELAGEAFNLSSPKQLQVILFEKHELPVIKKTPKGAPSTAEEVLQELAHDYPLPKLIIEHRGLSKLKSTYTDKLPLMVNADTQRVHTSYHQAITATGRLSSTDPNLQNIPIRTEEGRKIRQAFVAAKGYKIAAADYSQIELRIMAHLSQDKGLLNAFAQGLDVHSATAAEVFGVSVAEVTTDMRRKAKAVNFGLIYGMSAFGLARQLDVPRHEAQHYIDKYFERFPGVLEYMESTREKAAELGYVETLFGRRLYLPEINARNGASRKAAERAAINAPMQGTAADIIKKAMITVNAWVKAQPANTVRLLMQVHDELVFEIKEECVGDYMQHICLLMSQAAALDVPLIVESDSGDNWQQAH; encoded by the coding sequence ATGGCGCAGATCCAAGACAATCCACTGATTTTGGTTGATGGTTCATCTTATCTTTTTCGCGCATTTCATTCGCCACCGCATTTAACAAACTCCCGTGGTGAATCAACCGGTGCCATTTATGGTGTGGTTAATATGCTCAAAAGTTTGGTTAAACAATTTGATCCATCTCATATGGTGGTGATATTTGATGCCAAAGGAAAAACATTCCGTAACGACATGTACGCTGAATATAAAGCAAATCGTCCTCCAATGCCGGATGAGTTAAGAGGGCAAATTGCCCCTTTACATGACATTATTCGCGCTATGGGCTTACCTTTAATTAGCATTGAAGGCGTTGAAGCCGATGACGTGATTGGCACGTTTGCCCGTATTGCGACTGAGCAAAAACGTAATGTGCTGATTTCGACTGGTGATAAAGACATGGCTCAATTAGTAAATGAGCATGTAACGCTGATTAATACCATGACAGATACTGTGCTTGATCCTGCCGGAGTGACGGAAAAGTTTGGTGTTCCACCAGAGCTGATTATCGATTATTTAGCTTTAATGGGTGATAAAGTCGATAACATTCCGGGTGTTGATGGTTGTGGGCCAAAAACCGCGGTTAAATGGCTACAACAATATGGTTCATTGTCCCAAGTTATCGAGAACGCAGCTGCCATAAAAGGCAAAATAGGCGAAAAATTACAAGCGGCAGTGCCGCATTTACCTCTTAGTTTTGAGCTTGCCACCATTAAACTTGATGTAGAAGTATCTGACGATCTTGATCAATTAACGATCCAAGCACCAAATAAAGATGAATTGATCAAACTTTACGGTCATTGTGAGTTCCGCCGCTGGTTGGCTGAGTTATTAGACGGCGCAGCACCTGCACCTCAACCTTTAACTCAACGCGAAACGAATGCCCAAACAAGCTCAGAACTTACAGCGCCCCTGATTGACGTTGAGTATGAAACCATTTTAACTGAAGAGCAGCTTGATAAATGGCTTGCTCAATTGCAAAGTGCTCCCTTGTTTGCTTTTGATACCGAAACAACCAGTTTAGATTATATGCAGGCTGATTTGGTTGGGATGAGTTTTGCAGTCGAAGCAGGTAAAGCGGCTTATTTACCAATTGGTCATGATTATTTAGGTGCGCCTGAGCAATTAAGTAAAGAGATGGTGTTTGCAAAATTAGGCCCGTTATTGGCTGATGAGCAGCGCCCTAAAGTAGGCCAGAATTTAAAATACGATAAATCTGTTTTGGCGCGTGCTGGGCTTGAGCTAAATGGCATTAAATTCGATACTATGCTCGAATCATATGTGCTCAATAGTGTCGGCACTCGTCACGATATGGACTCATTAGCCCTTAAATATCTTGGCCATAAAAACATTAGTTTTGAAGAGATAGCCGGCAAAGGGAAAAATCAGCTGACGTTTAATCAAATTGAGTTAGACAAAGCTGCTCCTTATGCTGCTGAAGATGCAGACATCACATTACGTTTGCATCAAATGTTATGGCCAAAACTTGAAGCCGATGAAAAGCTCAAAGTGGTATTTGAAACCATTGAGCTACCTTTAGTCAGTGTATTATCTGATATTGAGCGCACCGGCGTTGAAATTGATAGCGATATGTTGGCTAAACAAAGTTTCGAAATTGGTAAACGGTTAGATGAACTTGAAAAAGAAGCCCATGAACTGGCGGGCGAAGCGTTTAATTTAAGTTCACCTAAGCAACTTCAAGTTATTTTGTTTGAAAAGCACGAATTGCCCGTTATTAAAAAAACGCCAAAAGGTGCGCCTTCAACCGCTGAAGAAGTATTGCAAGAACTTGCTCATGATTACCCATTACCTAAATTAATTATTGAGCATCGTGGCTTATCAAAACTGAAATCAACCTATACCGATAAACTGCCATTAATGGTTAATGCAGATACTCAGCGTGTGCATACCTCGTATCATCAAGCAATTACAGCCACTGGGCGTTTAAGCTCCACCGATCCTAACTTGCAAAATATCCCTATTCGTACCGAAGAAGGCCGAAAAATTCGCCAAGCGTTTGTTGCTGCCAAAGGCTATAAAATTGCTGCGGCCGATTATAGTCAAATTGAGCTGCGTATTATGGCGCATTTATCACAAGATAAAGGCTTACTGAATGCGTTTGCACAGGGCTTAGATGTTCACAGTGCCACAGCCGCTGAAGTATTTGGCGTTTCTGTCGCTGAAGTAACCACGGATATGCGTCGAAAAGCCAAAGCGGTTAACTTTGGTTTGATTTATGGTATGTCGGCGTTTGGCCTTGCGCGCCAGCTTGATGTTCCACGTCATGAAGCGCAGCATTATATTGATAAATATTTTGAACGTTTCCCAGGTGTGCTTGAGTACATGGAAAGCACGCGTGAAAAAGCCGCTGAACTTGGTTACGTTGAAACCTTGTTTGGCCGTCGTTTGTATTTACCTGAAATTAATGCACGTAATGGCGCAAGTCGAAAAGCCGCAGAGCGAGCGGCAATCAATGCACCAATGCAAGGTACCGCTGCAGATATCATTAAAAAAGCGATGATCACTGTGAATGCTTGGGTTAAAGCACAACCTGCCAATACGGTACGTTTATTGATGCAAGTACACGATGAATTAGTATTTGAAATTAAAGAAGAGTGTGTTGGTGACTATATGCAGCACATTTGTTTGTTGATGTCGCAAGCGGCGGCGTTAGATGTGCCTTTAATTGTTGAATCTGATAGTGGTGATAACTGGCAACAGGCGCATTAA
- the yihA gene encoding ribosome biogenesis GTP-binding protein YihA/YsxC, which yields MLKSRVQYSAATFITSAPDISKLPPDTGIEVAFAGRSNAGKSSSLNTLTDKKIAKTSKTPGRTQLINAFDLGDNMRLIDLPGYGYAKVPIEMKKKWQRSLGEYLEKRKSLKGLVILMDIRHPLKDLDKDLINWAVDSNISTLVLLTKADKFKQGKRKSEVLRVRRELKELNGDITVHAFSSLDGIGLVEVAKHLDNWYLGEVIHQAPEEKEAIEPEQNV from the coding sequence GTGCTTAAATCACGTGTACAATACAGTGCTGCAACTTTTATTACCAGCGCTCCCGATATTAGCAAACTCCCACCAGATACAGGCATTGAAGTAGCCTTCGCTGGGCGTTCAAATGCCGGAAAATCCAGTTCTCTCAATACGTTAACCGATAAAAAAATTGCAAAAACCAGTAAAACACCTGGTCGTACGCAATTAATTAATGCATTTGATTTAGGTGATAACATGCGCCTAATCGATTTACCAGGCTACGGTTACGCTAAAGTACCGATTGAGATGAAGAAAAAATGGCAACGTTCTCTAGGTGAATATCTAGAAAAACGTAAAAGCTTAAAAGGCTTAGTTATTTTAATGGATATCCGTCATCCACTTAAAGATCTTGATAAAGATCTGATCAATTGGGCTGTTGATAGCAATATTTCAACCTTGGTCTTATTAACCAAAGCCGATAAATTTAAACAAGGTAAACGTAAATCTGAAGTGTTACGTGTTCGTCGTGAGCTAAAAGAGCTTAACGGTGATATTACCGTGCATGCTTTTTCATCACTTGATGGCATTGGTTTAGTGGAAGTGGCTAAACATCTTGATAATTGGTACTTGGGTGAAGTTATTCATCAAGCTCCTGAAGAAAAAGAAGCTATTGAGCCTGAACAAAACGTTTAA
- a CDS encoding c-type cytochrome has translation MKKIALSLTMLFGALAANNATAFDGDATAGKAKSAVCAACHGADGNAPISMYPKLAGQHAEYIYKQLKDLKQGMTSGGKEGRMEPVMSGMAMPLAEQDMKDLAAYFNSLPIQEGETPKELVEVGTKLYKAGDAERGIPACAACHGPRGNGTSLAGFPKISSQHPEYIKSQLEKFRSGTRHNDLNGMMRDVAKKLTDHDIEVLSKYLNGLH, from the coding sequence ATGAAAAAAATAGCACTATCTTTAACTATGTTGTTTGGTGCATTGGCTGCAAACAACGCAACTGCATTTGATGGCGATGCAACAGCTGGAAAGGCAAAGTCTGCAGTATGTGCAGCGTGTCATGGCGCCGATGGCAATGCGCCAATTAGTATGTATCCGAAATTAGCGGGTCAACATGCTGAGTATATCTACAAGCAATTGAAAGATCTTAAACAAGGTATGACTTCTGGCGGTAAAGAAGGTCGTATGGAACCGGTAATGAGTGGCATGGCCATGCCATTAGCGGAACAAGATATGAAAGATCTTGCTGCGTACTTTAATTCTTTACCAATTCAAGAAGGTGAAACTCCTAAAGAATTGGTTGAAGTTGGTACTAAGTTATACAAAGCGGGTGATGCCGAGCGTGGAATTCCTGCTTGTGCGGCGTGTCACGGTCCTCGTGGTAACGGCACATCGTTAGCTGGCTTCCCAAAAATTTCTTCACAACATCCTGAATATATCAAGTCACAACTTGAAAAATTCCGTTCAGGTACACGCCATAATGACCTTAACGGCATGATGCGTGATGTGGCGAAAAAACTAACAGATCACGATATTGAAGTATTATCAAAATACTTAAATGGTCTTCACTAG
- a CDS encoding 2OG-Fe(II) oxygenase, producing MTDFIRIYDGALSPDFCDHFIKLFEQSPHLKQGTTSGGVDLNKKNSQDLYLNMHPEYAEQLKHIQQTTALHLFNYLEEHFFILIGAFGLKVYHPKTGEPVDLTVDNFAEVAKPQMHVLVPQLFRLGNIQAQKYLVDQGGYPYWHSEVYPQVGHNEALHRVLLFMFYLNDVEEGGETEFYYQQLKIKPKKGDMVIAPAYFTHTHRGCMPKSNDKYILTSWVLFNRAEHIYGQPKN from the coding sequence ATGACGGACTTTATCCGAATTTATGATGGCGCTTTAAGTCCTGACTTTTGTGATCACTTTATCAAATTATTTGAACAAAGCCCGCATTTAAAACAAGGCACTACGAGTGGTGGTGTCGATTTAAATAAAAAAAATAGCCAAGATTTATATTTGAATATGCATCCAGAATACGCAGAACAACTTAAGCACATTCAACAAACAACCGCCCTGCACTTATTTAATTATCTTGAAGAACACTTTTTTATTTTAATTGGAGCGTTTGGGCTCAAAGTCTATCATCCAAAAACAGGGGAGCCGGTTGATTTAACCGTTGATAACTTTGCAGAAGTAGCCAAACCGCAAATGCACGTTTTAGTACCGCAACTGTTTCGCTTAGGGAATATTCAAGCGCAAAAATACCTTGTTGATCAGGGAGGTTACCCCTACTGGCACAGCGAAGTATATCCGCAAGTTGGACATAATGAAGCACTGCATCGCGTACTTTTATTTATGTTTTATTTGAATGATGTTGAAGAAGGTGGAGAAACTGAGTTTTACTATCAACAACTTAAAATTAAGCCGAAAAAAGGCGACATGGTGATTGCCCCTGCGTATTTTACTCATACTCACCGCGGCTGTATGCCAAAATCAAACGATAAATATATTCTGACTTCATGGGTGCTGTTTAATCGCGCAGAGCATATTTATGGCCAACCCAAAAACTAA
- a CDS encoding acyl-CoA thioesterase has translation MFIEKIAPRFSETDVLGHINNTVLPVWFEAARVPIFKFFTPNLDPHQWRLIVAKIEVTFKGELFYGQDVEVKTMIEKIGGSSFVILQQAWQHGQCCAEGKTVMVRYDFANKCSQALNEQERDALSAHLI, from the coding sequence ATGTTTATTGAAAAAATTGCTCCGCGCTTCTCAGAAACGGATGTACTTGGGCATATCAACAATACCGTATTGCCGGTATGGTTTGAAGCGGCTCGCGTGCCTATTTTTAAGTTTTTTACGCCAAATTTAGATCCACATCAATGGCGCTTGATTGTCGCTAAGATTGAAGTGACATTTAAAGGTGAGCTTTTTTATGGCCAAGACGTTGAAGTTAAAACCATGATTGAAAAAATTGGCGGCAGTTCTTTTGTGATTTTGCAGCAAGCTTGGCAGCACGGTCAGTGCTGTGCTGAAGGTAAAACTGTGATGGTACGTTACGATTTTGCCAATAAATGCTCTCAAGCCTTAAATGAACAAGAGCGTGATGCGTTGTCAGCTCACTTAATTTAA
- a CDS encoding TraB/GumN family protein, with product MKKIPQLLTHLKLVTAISIIGFTSLAHAATTSLWQVSKNGDSIYLGGTVHVLPPSEFPLPKGFEQAYQNANVLMLEAQMPDANDPAAQLAMMQKLTYPAGQNLKTQLSPAVYKKLSQYFTDLGIDIAMFEQFKPGLVTMMLLTFELQKAQLQGEGVDAYFSRLAKQDDKKTIYLESLDFQLSLFSAFGEDNADAFIQSNLEQMKDFQPSFTKMLAAWRSGDLSDIEYLMTTEMQQTDPDTYELMFTKRNKDWIPKLEALFNNQDKELVLVGAAHLAGKNSVLDLLKLRGYHVKQVQF from the coding sequence ATGAAAAAAATACCTCAATTACTCACACATCTTAAACTTGTAACAGCAATAAGCATTATCGGCTTTACCAGCCTTGCACATGCCGCGACCACCTCATTGTGGCAAGTAAGTAAAAATGGTGACTCGATTTATCTTGGCGGTACAGTCCATGTTTTACCTCCGAGCGAGTTTCCACTGCCCAAAGGATTTGAGCAAGCGTATCAAAATGCCAATGTATTGATGCTAGAAGCACAAATGCCCGATGCTAACGATCCCGCAGCTCAATTGGCGATGATGCAAAAATTGACTTATCCTGCAGGGCAAAACCTAAAGACTCAGTTATCCCCTGCGGTCTATAAAAAGTTAAGCCAATATTTTACTGATTTAGGGATTGATATTGCGATGTTTGAGCAGTTTAAACCGGGGCTAGTCACTATGATGTTGCTCACATTTGAGCTACAAAAAGCACAATTACAAGGTGAAGGCGTCGACGCTTATTTTTCCCGCTTAGCGAAACAAGATGATAAAAAAACCATCTATTTAGAAAGCCTCGATTTTCAACTGTCATTATTTTCAGCTTTTGGTGAAGATAATGCAGATGCTTTTATTCAAAGTAACTTAGAGCAAATGAAAGACTTTCAACCAAGCTTTACTAAAATGCTAGCAGCATGGCGCTCAGGTGATTTAAGTGATATTGAATATTTAATGACCACCGAAATGCAGCAAACTGATCCCGATACTTATGAATTAATGTTTACCAAGCGCAACAAAGATTGGATCCCTAAACTCGAAGCGCTATTTAATAACCAAGATAAAGAATTAGTATTAGTGGGCGCAGCTCACCTAGCGGGTAAAAATAGCGTACTCGATTTACTAAAACTACGAGGTTATCACGTCAAACAGGTTCAGTTTTAA
- the uvrA gene encoding excinuclease ABC subunit UvrA: MDNIEVRGARTHNLKNINLTIPRDKLIVITGLSGSGKSSLAFDTLYAEGQRRYVESLSSYARQFLSLMEKPDVDHIEGLSPAISIEQKSTSHNPRSTVGTITEIYDYLRLLFARVGEPRCPHHDLPLSAQTISQMVDQVLALEADTKVMLLAPVVKERKGEHVKTLESLAAQGYIRARIDGQVCDLSDPPELELHKKHTIEVVVDRVKVKEGLQQRLAESFEAALALSNGVAQIAFMDEPDREEIVFSANFACPTCGYAMVDLEPRLFSFNNPAGACQSCDGLGVRQYFDPSRVVQNPELSLSGGAIRGWDKRSLYYFQMLQAVAKHYKFDIETPFNQLSSEAQKVILDGSGKTDIEFQYRNDRGDVVLRKHHFEGVLNNMNRRYKETESSSVREELAKYQTSQDCPSCHGSRLREEARHVFIGKTNLPEVTRMSIGDATVFFGDLVLTGQKGQIAEKILKEIRERLSFLVNVGLNYLSLERSADTLSGGEAQRIRLASQIGAGLVGVMYVLDEPSIGLHQRDNDRLLGTLTHLRDLGNTVIVVEHDEDAIRVADHIIDIGPGAGVHGGYVIAEGTRDDIMNNEKSITGQFLSGVRKIEVPAVRNPTNDKWLEVFGATGNNLKNVDLHIPFGLMTCITGVSGSGKSTLINDTLFKVAHTALNGATTAEAAPHKEVKGLEHFDKVIDIDQSPIGRTPRSNPATYTGIFTAIRELFAGTQEARSRGYKVGRFSFNVKGGRCEACQGDGLIKVEMHFLPDVYVPCDVCKSKRYNRETLEVIYKGKNIHQVLEMTVEDAYAFFDKIPAIARKLQTLMDVGLSYIRLGQAATTLSGGEAQRVKLARELSKRDTGKTLYILDEPTTGLHFHDIQQLLLVLQRLRDHGNTIVIIEHNLDVIKTADWIVDLGPEGGASGGEILVAGTPEDVAQCEASHTGRYLKPLL; this comes from the coding sequence ATGGATAATATCGAAGTAAGAGGGGCCCGCACCCACAACCTAAAAAACATAAACCTCACTATTCCTCGAGATAAACTCATTGTTATTACAGGTTTATCTGGCTCAGGAAAGTCATCTTTAGCATTTGATACCTTGTATGCTGAAGGTCAGCGTCGTTATGTTGAATCTTTATCTTCTTATGCGCGTCAATTCTTATCATTGATGGAAAAACCGGATGTTGATCACATCGAAGGCTTGTCACCAGCTATTTCGATTGAGCAAAAATCTACCTCTCATAATCCGCGCTCAACCGTAGGGACCATCACTGAAATTTATGATTACTTACGTTTGCTTTTTGCCCGAGTGGGAGAGCCACGTTGTCCGCATCATGATTTACCTCTAAGCGCCCAAACTATCAGCCAAATGGTTGACCAAGTGCTGGCGCTTGAGGCTGATACCAAAGTTATGCTGCTCGCTCCTGTGGTTAAAGAACGTAAAGGCGAGCACGTAAAAACACTAGAGTCTCTTGCTGCTCAAGGTTACATTCGTGCCCGTATTGATGGCCAAGTCTGTGATTTATCCGACCCGCCAGAATTAGAACTCCATAAAAAACACACCATTGAAGTGGTGGTTGATCGGGTCAAAGTAAAAGAAGGTTTGCAACAGCGCTTAGCTGAGTCGTTTGAAGCCGCATTAGCACTGTCAAATGGGGTCGCACAAATTGCTTTTATGGATGAACCCGACAGAGAAGAAATTGTCTTTTCAGCCAACTTTGCCTGCCCAACATGTGGTTACGCTATGGTTGATTTAGAGCCCCGTTTGTTTTCATTTAACAACCCAGCAGGTGCTTGCCAAAGCTGTGATGGTTTAGGTGTTCGCCAATACTTTGATCCTAGCCGAGTAGTACAAAACCCTGAGCTAAGTTTATCGGGCGGGGCTATTCGTGGTTGGGATAAACGCAGCTTATATTATTTTCAAATGCTTCAAGCTGTTGCTAAACATTATAAATTTGATATTGAAACGCCATTTAATCAACTGAGTAGCGAAGCGCAAAAAGTCATTTTAGATGGTTCGGGCAAAACCGACATTGAATTCCAGTACCGAAACGATCGTGGTGATGTTGTTTTACGCAAACATCATTTTGAGGGCGTGCTCAATAATATGAACCGCCGCTACAAAGAAACCGAATCAAGTTCTGTGCGTGAAGAACTCGCTAAATATCAAACAAGCCAAGATTGTCCAAGTTGCCATGGCTCGCGTTTACGCGAAGAAGCCCGCCACGTTTTTATCGGCAAAACTAATTTACCTGAAGTCACTCGTATGAGCATTGGGGATGCAACCGTATTTTTTGGCGATTTAGTGCTTACAGGTCAAAAAGGCCAAATTGCTGAAAAAATCCTAAAAGAGATTCGTGAACGCTTGTCATTTTTGGTTAATGTTGGCCTAAATTATTTATCTCTTGAACGTAGCGCCGATACTCTTTCAGGTGGTGAAGCGCAGCGCATTCGCTTAGCAAGTCAAATTGGTGCCGGTTTAGTTGGTGTAATGTATGTTCTTGATGAGCCTTCTATTGGTTTGCATCAACGTGATAACGACCGCTTACTCGGTACCCTGACTCACTTACGAGACTTAGGCAATACCGTGATTGTGGTTGAACATGATGAAGATGCAATTCGCGTTGCCGATCACATTATCGATATTGGCCCAGGCGCAGGGGTGCATGGCGGTTATGTGATCGCTGAAGGTACGCGTGATGACATCATGAATAATGAAAAATCAATCACAGGTCAATTTTTAAGTGGGGTACGTAAAATTGAAGTACCGGCAGTTCGTAACCCAACGAACGACAAATGGCTTGAAGTATTTGGCGCTACAGGTAACAACCTGAAGAATGTCGATTTACACATCCCTTTTGGCTTAATGACCTGCATCACAGGCGTATCCGGCTCTGGTAAATCAACTTTAATTAACGATACCTTATTTAAAGTGGCACATACTGCGCTTAATGGCGCAACAACAGCAGAAGCCGCGCCTCACAAAGAAGTAAAAGGGCTTGAGCATTTCGATAAAGTAATTGATATCGATCAGAGCCCAATCGGTCGTACACCGCGTTCGAATCCTGCAACTTACACCGGAATATTTACTGCAATTCGTGAACTCTTCGCAGGTACGCAAGAAGCACGCTCACGTGGTTATAAAGTCGGCCGCTTTAGCTTTAACGTCAAAGGCGGGCGCTGCGAAGCTTGCCAAGGTGATGGTTTAATTAAAGTTGAAATGCACTTTTTACCTGATGTGTATGTGCCATGTGATGTCTGTAAAAGTAAACGCTATAACCGCGAAACCCTTGAAGTCATTTATAAAGGGAAAAACATTCACCAAGTGCTTGAAATGACTGTTGAAGATGCCTACGCATTTTTTGATAAGATCCCAGCGATTGCGCGTAAACTGCAAACCTTAATGGATGTAGGTTTGTCGTATATTCGTCTTGGCCAAGCAGCTACAACGTTGTCAGGTGGTGAGGCGCAACGGGTCAAACTAGCGCGCGAATTATCCAAACGTGATACCGGTAAAACCTTATATATTCTTGATGAGCCGACCACTGGCTTACATTTTCACGATATTCAGCAATTACTTTTGGTATTACAGCGTCTGCGCGATCATGGAAATACCATAGTGATTATTGAGCACAACCTTGATGTGATCAAAACTGCCGATTGGATTGTCGATTTAGGTCCAGAAGGTGGTGCCAGTGGTGGTGAAATTCTGGTTGCTGGTACACCAGAAGATGTAGCACAATGTGAAGCATCGCACACAGGTCGTTATCTTAAACCTCTGCTTTAG